A genomic window from Chlorobium phaeobacteroides DSM 266 includes:
- the pth gene encoding aminoacyl-tRNA hydrolase, with amino-acid sequence MKLVVGLGNPEPRYAGTRHNVGFDVLDTLAATFQTRFGKGKGNYLSTKISHRNRSVILLKPMTYMNLSGHAVVAAMNFYKVSESGLLIVCDDLNLPAGSIRLRAKGSAGGQNGLKHIIECLGSEGFARLRVGIRPLDRPLHSFSSFVLGKFTEEERIVMEKVIPVCREAALDVVVNGIEHAMNNYNKPII; translated from the coding sequence ATGAAACTTGTTGTCGGTCTTGGAAATCCGGAACCCCGGTATGCAGGAACAAGGCACAATGTCGGTTTCGATGTTCTCGACACCCTTGCCGCAACGTTCCAGACAAGGTTCGGCAAAGGAAAAGGAAACTACCTCTCGACAAAAATCTCCCACAGAAACCGGTCGGTTATCCTTTTAAAACCGATGACCTATATGAACCTTTCGGGTCATGCCGTTGTTGCCGCAATGAATTTTTACAAGGTATCCGAAAGTGGCCTTTTGATCGTATGCGATGATCTGAATCTCCCCGCAGGATCGATCAGGCTGCGTGCAAAGGGCTCCGCAGGCGGCCAGAACGGATTGAAGCACATTATAGAGTGCCTCGGATCTGAAGGATTTGCCAGACTCAGGGTGGGAATTCGTCCTCTTGACCGTCCGTTGCACTCATTTTCATCATTTGTGCTCGGAAAATTCACTGAAGAAGAACGAATAGTGATGGAAAAAGTAATTCCCGTATGCAGAGAAGCAGCGCTTGATGTCGTCGTTAACGGGATTGAACATGCCATGAACAATTACAACAAACCGATCATTTAA
- a CDS encoding alpha/beta fold hydrolase, which translates to MLHYKTYELADTEAPWVVFVHGAGGSSSIWFLQIKEFIKHFNVLLVDLRGHGKSKNIIAVKEDHNYNFEDITLDIIEVLDKLRIQKAHFIGISLGTILIRNISELVPDRVSSMIMGGAIIRLNIRAKVLVTLGNMFKRVVPYMWLYSFFAWIIMPRERHKKSRLLFVNEAKKVAQKEFMRWFRLTYELTPLLKYFEEKDTAIPTLYLMGEEDHMFLPAVEYIITKHTNSWLQVIGNSGHVCNVDQPKEFNERAIAFLKKMSSVQQRTFEMEEYAAYAVV; encoded by the coding sequence ATGCTTCACTATAAAACATATGAACTGGCCGATACAGAAGCTCCCTGGGTTGTTTTTGTGCATGGCGCGGGGGGAAGTTCCTCGATATGGTTTTTGCAGATAAAAGAGTTTATAAAGCATTTCAACGTACTGCTTGTCGATCTCAGAGGTCATGGCAAATCAAAGAATATCATTGCAGTCAAGGAAGATCATAATTATAATTTCGAGGATATAACGCTTGATATTATTGAGGTTCTTGACAAGCTCAGAATTCAAAAGGCACATTTTATTGGGATTTCACTTGGTACGATTCTTATCCGCAACATCAGCGAACTTGTTCCTGACCGCGTCAGCTCAATGATAATGGGCGGAGCGATAATCCGTCTTAACATCAGGGCCAAAGTGCTTGTGACGCTTGGCAATATGTTCAAACGGGTTGTACCCTATATGTGGCTCTACAGTTTTTTTGCCTGGATCATCATGCCGAGGGAGCGTCACAAGAAGTCACGCCTGCTGTTTGTCAATGAAGCAAAAAAGGTTGCACAAAAGGAGTTCATGCGGTGGTTCAGGCTTACCTATGAGCTGACTCCGCTACTGAAATATTTTGAAGAGAAGGATACCGCTATTCCTACGCTCTATCTCATGGGGGAAGAGGATCATATGTTTCTTCCCGCAGTTGAGTATATCATTACCAAGCACACCAACTCATGGCTTCAGGTTATCGGTAATTCCGGGCACGTATGCAATGTCGATCAGCCAAAGGAGTTCAACGAGCGTGCCATTGCATTTCTCAAGAAAATGTCGTCTGTGCAGCAGAGAACTTTCGAGATGGAAGAGTATGCCGCTTATGCCGTTGTTTAA
- a CDS encoding RNA methyltransferase gives MSQFRKLSGLEMNRLDAKSVFDVPRHPVTLMLDNIRSMWNVGAMFRTADAAGIEKIILTGYTAAPPRKEIDKTALGAQETVRWEYCESALEAIATLKARGVKICALEIAEPSRPYTAMRKTDFPLCLIVGNEVDGIGDELLRECDEVIEIPQYGAKHSLNVAVAAGVSLFEFIRVIRATL, from the coding sequence ATGAGCCAGTTTAGAAAGCTGTCAGGACTGGAGATGAACCGGTTGGACGCGAAGAGCGTTTTTGATGTACCAAGGCATCCGGTTACTCTTATGCTCGATAATATCCGAAGCATGTGGAACGTGGGGGCAATGTTCAGAACAGCGGATGCTGCGGGCATTGAAAAGATCATTCTGACCGGCTATACGGCAGCGCCTCCGAGAAAAGAGATCGATAAAACCGCCCTTGGCGCCCAGGAAACGGTGCGTTGGGAGTATTGTGAGAGCGCTCTTGAGGCCATAGCAACGCTTAAAGCGCGCGGCGTGAAAATCTGCGCACTTGAAATAGCCGAGCCGAGCCGCCCCTATACGGCAATGCGAAAGACGGATTTTCCTCTTTGTCTTATTGTTGGCAATGAGGTTGATGGTATCGGGGACGAGCTGCTTCGAGAGTGTGACGAGGTGATTGAAATTCCGCAGTATGGCGCAAAACATTCTCTGAATGTCGCAGTTGCTGCTGGCGTTTCGCTTTTCGAGTTTATCAGGGTGATTCGCGCAACCCTGTAA
- the hisC gene encoding histidinol-phosphate transaminase, translating to MKRDIQELLNPALRDLKAYNVEGGQQAGIKLNQNESPFDLPLWLKEEVLEAFEKEPWNRYPDILPFRGMRSYASFVGVPADAVMMSNGSNEMLYTIFLACLGPGKKILIPEPSFSLYEKIARLLHTEVVFVPMLPGLAFDADAIIRKAGEERVDFIVLSTPNNPTGMSLASEEVCRIAEAADALVLVDEAYIEFSRQKSVVAEIARLKNLIVLRTMSKALALAGMRIGFAIADPALMAEIAKPKIPFASSRLSEITLQRVLANYYLVTDAVSYILHERERLSTELKGIGGVELYESDTNFIIIRVRHAHELFCELSRRDILVRDVSGYPLMENCLRFNIGLRDENDALLQQLRLLCDEPV from the coding sequence ATGAAAAGAGATATACAGGAACTGCTCAATCCCGCATTGCGCGACCTCAAAGCCTATAACGTTGAGGGCGGTCAGCAGGCAGGCATAAAGCTCAACCAGAATGAAAGCCCTTTTGATCTTCCCTTGTGGCTGAAGGAAGAGGTTCTTGAGGCATTTGAAAAGGAGCCATGGAATCGCTATCCCGATATTCTGCCTTTCAGAGGGATGCGTTCCTATGCGAGCTTTGTTGGAGTGCCGGCCGATGCCGTGATGATGAGCAATGGTTCGAACGAGATGCTCTATACCATATTTCTCGCCTGTCTCGGGCCCGGAAAGAAAATCCTTATTCCTGAGCCATCCTTCTCTCTTTATGAAAAGATTGCCCGGCTGCTTCATACCGAAGTGGTCTTTGTGCCCATGTTGCCGGGGCTTGCGTTTGATGCCGACGCGATTATCCGGAAAGCCGGCGAGGAGCGTGTTGATTTTATTGTGCTCTCAACCCCCAACAATCCTACGGGGATGTCTCTTGCCTCTGAAGAGGTCTGCCGGATTGCGGAAGCGGCGGACGCTCTCGTGCTTGTCGATGAGGCCTATATTGAGTTTTCACGCCAGAAGAGCGTTGTTGCTGAAATTGCTCGTTTGAAAAATCTTATTGTGCTTCGAACCATGTCGAAAGCACTTGCTCTTGCCGGCATGCGCATAGGCTTCGCTATAGCTGATCCGGCTTTGATGGCTGAGATAGCAAAACCGAAAATTCCCTTTGCTTCGAGCAGACTTTCTGAAATCACCTTGCAGCGGGTACTTGCCAACTATTATCTGGTGACCGATGCTGTTTCCTATATTCTCCATGAACGTGAACGGCTTTCGACCGAACTGAAGGGGATCGGTGGAGTTGAGCTTTATGAAAGCGATACCAATTTTATTATAATCAGGGTGCGTCATGCTCATGAGTTGTTCTGTGAGCTGAGTCGTCGGGACATTCTTGTCAGGGATGTATCCGGATATCCTCTTATGGAGAACTGTCTTCGTTTCAATATCGGGCTCAGGGATGAAAACGATGCTTTGCTTCAGCAACTCAGGCTTTTATGCGATGAGCCAGTTTAG
- a CDS encoding RNA polymerase sigma factor, which yields MMRITKTPIDLLDNIYSLAFWMTGSETESRDLVSTTYLNAGIDTPEDELLKTFRNCYVDRYGQKTEFCISSKSCLPLSSLAASLRMWAADIKLSVLLSEISGLRHREISDIIGKPIETVRLWLYWGRKFLVNDDLLKASA from the coding sequence ATGATGCGCATAACAAAAACACCCATTGACCTTCTTGATAATATATACAGTCTTGCCTTCTGGATGACCGGAAGTGAAACTGAATCGAGGGATCTCGTCAGCACGACCTATCTTAACGCAGGGATAGATACCCCCGAAGATGAACTTCTTAAAACATTCAGAAACTGTTACGTTGATCGATATGGTCAGAAAACGGAGTTCTGCATAAGCAGTAAATCCTGTCTGCCGCTCTCTTCACTTGCAGCATCCCTGCGTATGTGGGCAGCAGATATCAAACTTTCTGTGTTGCTGAGTGAAATATCAGGGCTGCGGCACCGTGAAATCTCCGATATTATCGGAAAGCCCATAGAAACGGTTCGGCTCTGGCTTTACTGGGGGCGCAAATTCCTGGTTAACGACGATCTTCTTAAGGCATCCGCCTGA
- the rfaD gene encoding ADP-glyceromanno-heptose 6-epimerase, which produces MIIITGGAGFIGSAMLWELNRSGEDNILIVDDLGSTADKKWQNLSGLSFADILPVDAFVRCLAEDKFNDCTAVIHMGAISATTETDADLLLDRNYFFSKNLAGYCMKKDIRLIYASSAATYGDGKAGYRDDEEKLHSLRPLNMYGFSKHLFDCWAKKNDVLKKSAGLKFFNVYGPNEYHKGEMTSVVFKAYNQIRENGVVNLFQSHHPDYLDGEQLRDFISVRDCTKIMTWLLENPEVTGLFNVGTGKARSFRDLVTATFSALDLDPAILYVPMPENLRDKYQYYTCADTDKLQKAGYSGSTTSLEDGIRDYVQNWLVTLTPHFDIGHNTHNH; this is translated from the coding sequence ATGATCATCATTACCGGCGGAGCAGGATTTATCGGCAGCGCCATGCTGTGGGAGCTTAACCGGTCCGGTGAGGACAATATTCTGATAGTTGATGATCTCGGTTCAACGGCAGATAAAAAATGGCAGAATCTCAGCGGACTCTCCTTTGCCGACATTCTCCCTGTCGACGCCTTTGTCCGCTGTCTTGCGGAAGACAAGTTCAACGATTGTACCGCCGTTATCCATATGGGAGCGATCAGCGCGACTACCGAAACTGATGCCGACCTGCTCCTCGACCGAAATTACTTCTTTTCAAAAAATCTTGCCGGGTATTGCATGAAAAAAGACATCCGGCTGATCTATGCCTCAAGCGCAGCGACCTACGGTGACGGCAAGGCAGGATACCGGGATGATGAAGAGAAACTCCACTCGCTTCGTCCCCTGAACATGTACGGGTTTTCAAAACACCTGTTCGACTGCTGGGCGAAAAAAAACGATGTGCTGAAAAAAAGCGCCGGACTGAAATTTTTTAACGTCTACGGCCCCAATGAGTATCACAAAGGAGAGATGACCAGCGTTGTCTTTAAAGCATACAACCAGATACGGGAAAACGGCGTTGTCAACCTCTTTCAGTCGCACCATCCGGACTACCTTGACGGCGAACAGCTTCGGGACTTCATCTCGGTAAGGGATTGTACGAAAATCATGACCTGGCTGCTTGAAAACCCTGAAGTTACCGGACTGTTCAATGTTGGCACCGGAAAAGCAAGAAGTTTCAGGGATCTTGTCACGGCAACATTTTCAGCCCTTGATCTTGATCCGGCCATCCTCTATGTGCCGATGCCTGAAAATCTGAGGGACAAATACCAGTACTATACCTGCGCAGATACCGACAAGCTTCAGAAAGCGGGCTATTCCGGTTCGACGACCTCGCTCGAAGATGGCATAAGGGATTATGTACAAAACTGGCTCGTAACCCTGACCCCACATTTTGATATCGGCCATAACACCCACAATCATTAA
- a CDS encoding PhoH family protein, whose product MSIEKTIEIQGREPVLLFGPYDSYLKKIREAFPDVQINARGTTINIKGGSNDVAGVEQIFNELVFLADRHGEILPTDLSALISLALSPAPRHKASTVDDQDIIVATADYTVRAKTNGQRRMVAEAKTNDILFAIGPAGTGKTYTAVAIAVAAWKAKSVKRIVLARPAVEAGESLGFLPGDLAQKIDPYLRPLYDALQDMLTAEKLKSLTEKRIIEIVPLAYMRGRTLNNAFIILDEAQNASSKQMKMCLTRLGVNSKAIITGDVTQIDLPSELESGLINSQHILKDIKGISFVHLDKSDVVRHKLVRDIINAYEIHEQK is encoded by the coding sequence TTGTCCATAGAAAAAACGATTGAGATACAAGGAAGAGAACCCGTCCTTCTCTTTGGCCCCTACGACTCCTACCTGAAAAAAATCAGAGAAGCTTTTCCTGATGTGCAGATCAATGCAAGAGGAACGACAATCAACATAAAAGGAGGAAGTAACGATGTTGCCGGCGTAGAACAGATTTTCAACGAACTGGTGTTTCTCGCTGACAGACATGGAGAAATTCTCCCGACAGACCTCAGCGCACTCATTTCGCTTGCGCTCTCCCCCGCTCCACGCCACAAAGCTTCGACGGTTGACGATCAGGACATTATTGTAGCGACTGCCGACTATACCGTCAGAGCGAAAACAAATGGGCAACGCCGTATGGTAGCGGAAGCAAAGACCAACGACATCCTGTTTGCCATCGGGCCTGCCGGCACGGGAAAAACCTATACCGCCGTTGCCATCGCCGTGGCAGCATGGAAGGCAAAAAGCGTCAAGAGAATCGTGCTTGCCCGTCCGGCGGTTGAAGCAGGCGAAAGCCTCGGATTTCTCCCCGGAGATCTTGCCCAGAAAATAGACCCCTACCTGCGTCCGCTTTACGATGCGCTGCAGGATATGCTGACCGCGGAAAAGCTCAAATCACTCACCGAGAAGCGCATCATCGAAATCGTTCCGCTCGCCTACATGAGAGGCCGAACACTGAACAACGCATTCATTATTCTCGATGAAGCCCAAAACGCCTCCAGCAAACAGATGAAAATGTGTCTTACCCGTCTGGGAGTTAACTCAAAAGCCATCATCACCGGCGATGTTACGCAAATCGATCTGCCAAGCGAACTCGAGTCGGGCCTTATCAACTCACAGCACATCCTTAAAGATATCAAAGGGATAAGCTTTGTTCATCTTGACAAATCCGACGTTGTACGTCACAAACTGGTCAGGGATATCATTAATGCCTATGAAATACATGAACAGAAATGA
- a CDS encoding 4Fe-4S binding protein yields the protein MAHRISEECTYCAACEPECPVSAISAGDEIYIIDENVCTDCVGYHDEAACVLVCPVDCISLV from the coding sequence ATGGCACATCGTATCTCTGAAGAATGCACCTATTGCGCAGCCTGTGAGCCTGAATGCCCGGTCAGCGCAATTTCGGCTGGTGACGAAATCTATATCATCGACGAAAACGTCTGTACCGACTGTGTCGGCTACCATGACGAAGCCGCCTGCGTGCTGGTTTGCCCGGTTGACTGTATTTCCTTGGTCTGA
- a CDS encoding 4Fe-4S binding protein: protein MALYITEECTYCGACEPECPVTAIAAGDDIYVIDAGTCTECVGYADAPACVAVCPAECIVQG from the coding sequence ATGGCTCTGTACATTACTGAAGAGTGCACATACTGCGGCGCATGTGAACCAGAATGCCCGGTCACAGCAATCGCAGCAGGCGACGATATCTATGTCATTGATGCAGGCACCTGCACCGAGTGTGTCGGCTATGCTGATGCTCCGGCATGTGTTGCAGTCTGCCCGGCAGAATGCATCGTTCAGGGATGA
- a CDS encoding Dabb family protein, which yields MVRHVVMWRLKEFALGNSRAVNAALLRDRLVGLRGLVTGMVALEAGVDYSGTASSFDVVLYSEFTDRVALESYQVHPEHEAVKAFVVEVSAERAVVDYEE from the coding sequence ATGGTAAGGCATGTGGTGATGTGGCGTTTGAAGGAGTTTGCGCTTGGAAACAGCCGGGCGGTTAACGCGGCTTTATTGAGGGATAGGCTTGTCGGATTGAGAGGGCTTGTAACGGGAATGGTTGCTCTTGAGGCCGGGGTGGATTACAGCGGCACAGCTTCTTCGTTTGACGTGGTTCTCTATTCGGAATTTACTGACAGGGTCGCACTTGAGAGCTATCAGGTTCATCCCGAACATGAAGCGGTCAAGGCTTTTGTCGTTGAAGTATCAGCCGAAAGGGCGGTGGTTGATTACGAGGAGTGA
- a CDS encoding D-alanyl-D-alanine carboxypeptidase family protein, producing MITYISHGNSGSVRSRFGAFMNRKDRMFRKSVLFLFSMFLASGISMPVYAALPVDSLLQPLQPPEIGSYILKETGSSKVFMVKDSEKTIQPASLTKILTSIIALESGQLDDEVVITKEATMVEPSKAGFKPGERILLRDLVKAAMVSSSNDAAFAIGIHLEGSVPRFVRKMNRKARDIGMRHSVFTNPAGFDKRVYAGNVSTAEDLVKLTEYAIRNRKFNEIASLESVLVTERSSNKIYLLKTHNKLLGKYPYAVGIKTGFTRSAGKCLIARAKKENKDMLLVLLDAKGDRWSIAEQMFESAFTPPFQAYQ from the coding sequence ATGATAACGTACATTTCGCATGGTAATTCCGGTTCCGTGAGGAGCCGTTTCGGTGCTTTCATGAACAGAAAAGACCGGATGTTCAGGAAAAGCGTTCTGTTTTTATTCTCCATGTTTCTGGCATCTGGTATTTCCATGCCTGTTTACGCAGCGTTGCCGGTTGATTCCTTGTTGCAACCTCTTCAGCCGCCTGAAATTGGTTCCTATATTCTCAAGGAGACGGGAAGTTCAAAGGTTTTTATGGTCAAGGACAGTGAAAAAACCATACAGCCTGCAAGTTTGACGAAAATTCTCACCAGTATTATTGCGCTTGAGAGCGGTCAACTTGATGATGAGGTGGTCATAACAAAGGAGGCGACGATGGTTGAGCCTTCAAAAGCCGGGTTCAAGCCGGGTGAGCGGATCTTGCTGAGAGATCTGGTTAAAGCCGCGATGGTTAGCTCAAGCAACGATGCGGCTTTTGCTATTGGTATTCACCTTGAGGGGAGCGTTCCCCGTTTTGTCAGAAAAATGAACCGCAAGGCTCGGGATATCGGGATGCGGCATTCGGTTTTTACCAATCCTGCCGGTTTCGACAAACGTGTTTATGCCGGTAATGTTTCGACTGCCGAGGATCTTGTGAAGCTTACTGAGTATGCGATTAGAAATCGTAAGTTTAACGAGATAGCAAGTCTTGAATCTGTTCTTGTAACTGAACGGAGCAGTAATAAAATCTACCTGCTTAAAACCCACAACAAGTTACTTGGCAAATACCCGTATGCGGTAGGAATAAAGACCGGATTTACCCGAAGTGCCGGCAAGTGCCTTATTGCAAGGGCAAAAAAGGAAAATAAGGATATGTTGCTCGTATTGCTCGATGCCAAGGGCGATCGCTGGAGCATAGCTGAACAGATGTTTGAATCGGCGTTTACTCCTCCGTTTCAGGCTTATCAATAA
- a CDS encoding LysE family translocator: MIDQHVLFMFFVSSVVLSLSPGPDNLFVMAQSARNGRLAGMMVTLGLCTGLVLHTLAVAFGLAALVAASAVAFTVLKFAGAAYLLFLAWKAFHADVEKDSSDVSQVERGKLYRRGIVMNISNPKVSLFFLAFLPQFADPKNGPLVPQLLFLGAIFIVAALLVFSLLFFVAGGAGARFRRSAKARRVVNRIAGTIFAGFALKLLFTER, encoded by the coding sequence ATGATTGATCAGCATGTTCTGTTTATGTTTTTTGTTTCCTCGGTCGTTCTTTCACTTTCGCCGGGGCCGGATAATCTCTTTGTTATGGCTCAGTCGGCCCGGAACGGTCGGCTTGCCGGGATGATGGTTACGCTTGGCTTGTGTACCGGACTTGTTTTGCATACACTTGCCGTTGCGTTCGGGCTTGCGGCTCTTGTGGCCGCATCGGCTGTTGCTTTTACCGTGCTTAAATTCGCAGGAGCAGCTTACCTTCTTTTTCTTGCATGGAAGGCGTTTCATGCCGATGTCGAAAAGGATTCTTCTGACGTTTCGCAGGTTGAGCGGGGGAAACTCTACAGGCGGGGGATTGTTATGAATATTTCCAACCCGAAGGTGTCGCTTTTTTTTCTTGCTTTTCTGCCGCAGTTTGCCGATCCGAAAAATGGGCCTCTGGTGCCGCAACTTCTGTTTCTCGGCGCGATTTTTATTGTGGCTGCACTGCTTGTTTTTTCGCTGCTCTTTTTTGTTGCTGGCGGAGCAGGGGCTCGCTTTCGTCGTTCCGCGAAAGCCCGCAGGGTAGTGAACAGGATTGCCGGAACGATTTTTGCTGGTTTTGCCTTAAAACTTCTTTTTACTGAACGATAG